The following are encoded together in the Streptomyces flavofungini genome:
- a CDS encoding succinate dehydrogenase hydrophobic membrane anchor subunit, with translation MSTDTTAEKSGGSGVGPVEDVSLYDVDHPAPLIEAPRKRTSKTPRATRGNFEMAAWLFMRLSGVVLVVLVITHLLIQLVLDGGVSKIGFAFVAGRWASPFWQVWDLLMLWLAMLHGANGLRTVINDYAERPNTRLWLKGLLYTATVFTILLGTLVIFTFDPNIR, from the coding sequence ATGTCCACTGACACGACCGCAGAGAAGTCCGGCGGCTCCGGCGTCGGCCCCGTCGAAGACGTCTCGCTGTACGACGTCGACCACCCGGCCCCGCTCATCGAGGCCCCCCGCAAGCGCACCTCGAAGACCCCGCGCGCCACGCGCGGCAACTTCGAGATGGCCGCGTGGCTGTTCATGCGCCTGTCCGGCGTCGTCCTCGTCGTCCTGGTCATCACGCACCTGCTGATCCAGCTGGTCCTCGACGGCGGCGTGAGCAAGATCGGCTTCGCGTTCGTCGCGGGCCGCTGGGCCTCGCCGTTCTGGCAGGTCTGGGACCTGCTGATGCTGTGGCTCGCGATGCTGCACGGCGCGAACGGTCTGCGCACGGTCATCAACGACTACGCCGAGCGCCCGAACACGCGCCTGTGGCTGAAGGGCCTGCTGTACACCGCCACGGTGTTCACCATCCTGCTGGGCACGCTGGTGATCTTCACCTTCGACCCGAACATCCGCTAG
- the sdhA gene encoding succinate dehydrogenase flavoprotein subunit has protein sequence MKIHKYDTVIVGAGGAGMRAAIEATKRSRTAVLTKLYPTRSHTGAAQGGMAAALANVEEDNWEWHTFDTIKGGDYLVDQDAAEILAKEAIDAVLDLEKMGLPFNRTPDGTIDQRRFGGHSRNHGEAPVRRSCYAADRTGHMILQTLYQNCVKEGVEFFNEFYVLDQLIVEEDGVKKSAGVVAYELATGEIHVFQAKAVVYASGGTGKFFKVTSNAHTLTGDGQAACYRRGLPLEDMEFFQFHPTGIWRMGILLTEGARGEGGILRNKDGERFMEKYAPVMKDLASRDVVSRSIYTEIREGRGCGPEGDHVYLDLTHLPPEQLDAKLPDITEFARTYLGIEPYTDPIPIQPTAHYAMGGIPTNVEGEVLADNTTVVPGLYAAGEVACVSVHGANRLGTNSLLDINVFGRRAGIAAAEYAEKADHVELPENPAEFVVSLVEQLRDSTGTERVADIRKELQETMDANVMVFRTEQTIKTAVEKIAELRERYKNVSVQDKGKRFNTDLLEAIELGNLLDLAEVMAVSALARKESRGGHYREDYPNRDDVNFMRHTMAYREVTGEGDSATDSIRLDYKPVVQTRYQPMERKY, from the coding sequence ATGAAGATCCACAAGTACGACACCGTCATCGTCGGCGCGGGCGGCGCCGGCATGCGCGCCGCCATCGAGGCGACGAAGCGCAGCCGCACCGCCGTGCTCACCAAGCTCTACCCCACGCGTTCCCACACGGGCGCGGCGCAGGGCGGCATGGCCGCCGCGCTCGCCAACGTGGAGGAGGACAACTGGGAGTGGCACACCTTCGACACGATCAAGGGCGGCGACTACCTGGTCGACCAGGACGCCGCCGAGATCCTGGCGAAGGAGGCCATCGACGCGGTCCTCGACCTCGAGAAGATGGGCCTGCCGTTCAACCGCACCCCGGACGGCACCATCGACCAGCGCCGCTTCGGCGGCCACTCCCGCAACCACGGCGAGGCCCCGGTGCGCCGGTCCTGCTACGCCGCGGACCGCACGGGCCACATGATCCTCCAGACCCTCTACCAGAACTGCGTCAAGGAGGGTGTGGAGTTCTTCAACGAGTTCTACGTCCTCGACCAGCTCATCGTGGAGGAGGACGGCGTCAAGAAGTCGGCGGGCGTCGTCGCCTACGAGCTGGCCACCGGCGAGATCCACGTCTTCCAGGCGAAGGCCGTCGTGTACGCCTCCGGCGGCACCGGCAAGTTCTTCAAGGTGACGTCGAACGCGCACACCCTGACCGGTGACGGGCAGGCGGCCTGCTACCGCCGGGGGCTGCCGCTGGAGGACATGGAGTTCTTCCAGTTCCACCCGACCGGCATCTGGCGCATGGGCATCCTGCTCACGGAGGGCGCCCGCGGTGAGGGCGGCATCCTGCGCAACAAGGACGGCGAGCGCTTCATGGAGAAGTACGCGCCGGTCATGAAGGACCTCGCGTCCCGTGACGTCGTGTCCCGCTCCATCTACACGGAGATCCGTGAGGGCCGCGGCTGCGGTCCCGAGGGCGACCACGTCTACCTCGACCTCACGCACCTGCCGCCGGAGCAGCTGGACGCCAAGCTCCCGGACATCACGGAGTTCGCGCGCACCTACCTCGGCATCGAGCCCTACACGGACCCGATCCCGATCCAGCCGACCGCGCACTACGCCATGGGCGGCATCCCGACGAACGTCGAGGGCGAGGTCCTCGCGGACAACACCACCGTCGTCCCGGGTCTGTACGCCGCCGGTGAGGTCGCCTGCGTGTCCGTGCACGGCGCCAACCGCCTGGGCACGAACTCGCTCCTGGACATCAACGTCTTCGGCCGCCGCGCGGGCATCGCCGCCGCGGAGTACGCGGAGAAGGCCGACCACGTCGAGCTTCCCGAGAACCCGGCGGAGTTCGTGGTCTCCCTGGTGGAGCAGCTGCGCGACTCCACCGGCACGGAGCGCGTCGCGGACATCCGCAAGGAGCTCCAGGAGACGATGGACGCCAACGTGATGGTGTTCCGTACGGAGCAGACCATCAAGACGGCCGTCGAGAAGATCGCCGAGCTGCGCGAGCGCTACAAGAACGTCTCGGTCCAGGACAAGGGCAAGCGCTTCAACACCGACCTCCTGGAGGCCATCGAGCTGGGCAACCTGCTCGACCTCGCCGAGGTCATGGCGGTCTCGGCCCTCGCCCGCAAGGAGTCCCGCGGCGGCCACTACCGCGAGGACTACCCCAACCGCGACGACGTCAACTTCATGCGCCACACCATGGCGTACCGCGAGGTCACCGGCGAGGGCGATTCGGCAACTGACTCGATCCGCCTCGACTACAAGCCGGTCGTCCAGACCCGCTACCAGCCGATGGAGCGTAAGTACTGA
- a CDS encoding succinate dehydrogenase iron-sulfur subunit, whose protein sequence is MATPTMDKVEAEAAASSHLITVTFRIRRFNPEISADAVWEDFQLEIDPKERVLDGLHKIKWDLDGTLTFRRSCAHGICGSDAMRINGKNRLACKTLIKDINPAKPITVEPIKGLTVLKDLVVDMDPFFQAYRDVMPFLVTTGNEPTRERLQSAEDRERFDDTTKCILCAACTSSCPVFWNDGQYFGPAAIVNAHRFIFDSRDEAGEQRLEILNDKDGVWRCRTTFNCTDACPRGIEVTKAIQEVKRALITRRF, encoded by the coding sequence ATGGCAACTCCGACGATGGACAAGGTCGAGGCGGAAGCCGCGGCCTCGTCCCACCTCATCACCGTCACCTTCCGGATCCGCCGCTTCAACCCGGAGATCTCGGCGGACGCGGTCTGGGAAGACTTCCAGCTGGAGATCGACCCCAAGGAGCGCGTCCTCGACGGCCTCCACAAGATCAAGTGGGACCTGGACGGCACCCTGACGTTCCGCCGCTCCTGCGCGCACGGCATCTGCGGCTCGGACGCCATGCGCATCAACGGCAAGAACCGCCTTGCCTGCAAGACCCTGATCAAGGACATCAACCCGGCCAAGCCGATCACGGTCGAGCCCATCAAGGGCCTGACGGTCCTGAAGGACCTCGTCGTCGACATGGACCCGTTCTTCCAGGCCTACCGCGACGTGATGCCCTTCCTGGTCACCACGGGCAACGAGCCGACCCGGGAGCGCCTGCAGTCCGCCGAGGACCGCGAGCGCTTCGACGACACCACCAAGTGCATCCTGTGCGCCGCGTGCACGTCGTCCTGCCCGGTCTTCTGGAACGACGGCCAGTACTTCGGCCCGGCCGCGATCGTCAACGCGCACCGCTTCATCTTCGACTCGCGTGACGAGGCGGGCGAGCAGCGCCTGGAGATCCTGAACGACAAGGACGGCGTGTGGCGCTGCCGCACGACGTTCAACTGCACCGACGCGTGCCCGCGTGGCATCGAGGTCACCAAGGCGATCCAGGAAGTGAAGCGGGCGCTGATCACGCGCCGCTTCTGA
- a CDS encoding Uma2 family endonuclease: MSAASVEQPHDDRPLIAEANRLRDRNPGYRVEIIGGQILVSPSADGPHGDVLTDLMLPFLAAGLHSADTRVIQAFGLWLPTGAEDHAIPDLAVVDADYRDHYIENGCHDPAVFRLVLEVTSSNYQTDLRTKVSAYAEAKIPVYVIVDRKHQRLHVLTEPATDGYANHQVHAPGQTVTLPDSIGAKVSLDVAAILDAGKPKTD, encoded by the coding sequence ATGTCCGCAGCATCCGTCGAGCAGCCGCACGACGACCGACCGCTGATCGCAGAGGCCAACAGGCTCAGGGACCGCAATCCGGGCTACCGCGTCGAGATCATCGGAGGCCAGATCCTCGTGAGTCCGTCCGCAGATGGCCCCCACGGCGACGTCCTGACAGACCTCATGCTGCCATTCCTCGCGGCGGGACTGCACAGCGCAGACACCAGAGTCATCCAGGCATTCGGCCTCTGGCTGCCGACCGGTGCGGAGGACCATGCGATCCCTGACCTGGCCGTCGTGGACGCCGACTATCGGGATCACTACATCGAGAACGGGTGCCACGACCCCGCAGTCTTCCGCCTGGTCCTAGAGGTCACCTCCAGCAACTACCAGACGGATCTGCGCACCAAGGTCTCCGCGTACGCCGAGGCCAAGATCCCCGTATACGTCATCGTCGACCGCAAGCACCAGCGGCTCCACGTCCTCACCGAACCGGCGACCGATGGCTACGCCAACCACCAGGTCCACGCGCCCGGCCAGACGGTCACGCTCCCCGACTCGATCGGCGCGAAGGTGTCGCTGGACGTGGCGGCCATCCTTGACGCGGGCAAGCCCAAGACCGACTGA
- the narJ gene encoding nitrate reductase molybdenum cofactor assembly chaperone encodes MTAHAALYQGAAHCLCYPDERTRSHFPLIRAAVPQLTAFLDHAEASAPTALAEAYVRTFDFKNRHSLYLSWWLDGDTRRRGASLVAFKETYRAHGWEPTGEELPDHLPTVLEFTAATGSPDLLLAHRAGLELLRIALTENGTPYASVLDAVCRTLPGPSPKDRAEARALARSGPPTETVGVD; translated from the coding sequence ATGACCGCGCACGCCGCGCTGTACCAGGGCGCCGCACACTGCCTCTGCTACCCCGACGAGCGGACCCGCTCCCACTTCCCGCTGATCCGCGCGGCCGTCCCGCAGCTGACCGCCTTCCTGGACCACGCCGAGGCCTCGGCCCCGACCGCCCTCGCCGAGGCCTACGTCCGCACCTTCGACTTCAAGAACCGCCACAGCCTCTACCTGAGCTGGTGGCTGGACGGCGACACCCGCCGCAGGGGCGCGTCCCTCGTCGCCTTCAAGGAGACCTACCGGGCCCACGGCTGGGAGCCGACCGGCGAGGAACTCCCCGACCACCTCCCCACGGTCCTGGAATTCACGGCGGCGACCGGCTCCCCGGACCTGCTCCTGGCCCACCGAGCGGGCCTCGAACTCCTCCGCATCGCCCTCACCGAGAACGGCACCCCCTACGCCTCGGTCCTCGACGCCGTCTGCCGCACCCTGCCGGGGCCCTCGCCCAAGGACCGCGCCGAGGCCCGCGCCCTGGCCCGCTCGGGCCCGCCCACCGAGACGGTCGGAGTCGACTGA
- a CDS encoding VOC family protein codes for MGDLDEAVGFYERAGFPLTYRLDEAGLAILKVGAETPGVLLRVEEGVDRRPPPWPAPRLWLEVRDARAKARELDEAGVTALAEPASVATGWTVEIADPWGNVVGFTDYTKRPGLGRA; via the coding sequence GTGGGCGACCTCGACGAGGCGGTCGGCTTCTACGAGCGGGCCGGGTTCCCGCTCACGTACCGCCTGGACGAGGCCGGGCTCGCCATCCTGAAGGTGGGCGCCGAGACGCCCGGGGTGCTGCTCCGGGTGGAGGAGGGCGTCGACCGCCGCCCACCGCCGTGGCCCGCGCCGCGCCTCTGGCTGGAGGTGCGGGACGCCCGCGCGAAGGCTCGCGAACTCGACGAGGCCGGCGTCACGGCGCTCGCCGAACCGGCCTCGGTGGCGACGGGCTGGACCGTGGAGATCGCCGACCCGTGGGGGAACGTGGTCGGCTTCACGGACTACACGAAGCGGCCGGGGCTCGGCCGCGCCTAG
- a CDS encoding carboxypeptidase-like regulatory domain-containing protein, with the protein MAGETPREGGTPRAYGPVGRGGPVGPVVHGFIITPDGDPIHSVTLTLLSKGGGRLDRVSSLADGSYILAAPAPGVYLLAATAPGYASKTRHIMLGDGPLTYDLELVEAVGGGVNAVT; encoded by the coding sequence ATGGCAGGCGAGACACCCAGGGAAGGCGGCACCCCACGCGCGTACGGGCCGGTCGGCCGTGGCGGGCCCGTCGGCCCCGTCGTGCACGGGTTCATCATCACGCCGGACGGCGACCCCATCCACAGCGTGACGCTCACGCTGCTGTCCAAGGGCGGCGGCCGACTGGACCGGGTGTCGTCCCTGGCCGACGGCTCCTACATCCTCGCCGCGCCCGCCCCCGGCGTGTACCTGCTCGCGGCGACGGCCCCGGGATACGCCTCGAAGACCCGTCACATCATGCTCGGCGACGGGCCGTTGACGTACGACCTCGAACTGGTGGAGGCGGTGGGCGGCGGCGTGAACGCCGTGACCTGA
- a CDS encoding response regulator transcription factor — translation MSHAEGHRGTDVAAASAAGSADARGRATVLVVEDEPSIADVLAIALRYHRFDVMTAGTVREALAAADRTRPDCALLDVMLPDGDGRALGRELRARQPELALVFLTARDAPAEVVGALGFGDDYITKPFNIDEVVARIGAVLRRVRPHDVLPQRPPLRYGDLELDETTYVVRREGGSVQLTPTEYALLRFLVRNGGRVVPKEQLLRHVWNIEHSAESTVVETYISYLRRKLDQVGPPLITTRRGVGYGLA, via the coding sequence ATGAGCCACGCCGAAGGTCACCGGGGAACAGATGTCGCAGCGGCGTCGGCCGCCGGGTCCGCCGACGCGCGGGGCCGCGCCACGGTCCTCGTCGTCGAGGACGAGCCGTCCATCGCCGACGTCCTCGCCATCGCCCTGCGCTACCACCGCTTCGACGTGATGACCGCGGGCACGGTCCGCGAGGCCCTGGCCGCCGCCGACCGCACCCGCCCCGACTGCGCGCTGCTCGACGTGATGCTGCCGGACGGCGACGGGCGGGCCCTCGGCCGCGAACTGCGGGCGCGACAGCCGGAGCTGGCGCTGGTCTTCCTCACCGCGCGGGACGCGCCCGCGGAGGTCGTGGGCGCCCTCGGCTTCGGCGACGACTACATCACCAAGCCGTTCAACATCGACGAGGTCGTGGCCCGCATCGGCGCGGTCCTGCGCCGGGTGCGCCCCCACGACGTACTGCCGCAGCGACCACCGCTGCGCTACGGCGACCTGGAGCTGGACGAGACGACGTACGTGGTGCGGCGCGAGGGCGGCTCGGTGCAGCTGACCCCGACGGAGTACGCGCTCCTTCGCTTCCTGGTCCGCAACGGCGGCCGGGTCGTGCCCAAGGAGCAGTTGCTGCGCCATGTGTGGAACATCGAGCACTCGGCGGAGTCGACCGTCGTCGAGACCTACATCAGCTATCTGCGGCGCAAACTCGACCAGGTGGGGCCGCCGCTCATCACGACGCGGCGCGGCGTCGGGTACGGACTGGCATGA
- a CDS encoding sensor histidine kinase has protein sequence MGSLRAKLTLVNVALLALGIVAATAVSLMGMRHYLLANVDTELTASRSALRDSDITLAQIRDATAFSALEQLSRGSGKSDGLPLAESAFLAVDAAGKPVDIGSLPPTARQYELARAVGDPHEFARHSTPQNVTLGGDSYRAIGVRLTDDSVLLMASSTENVQSGVAKALKLDLAFGAVLLGLLAVLTMVSAHQRLRPLEDMVETASAIADGDLKRRVPSSRAAVMETEQLRLALNSMLQQVETAFATRERSESQLRQFVADASHELRTPLAAIRGYLQLYDQGMLSTPEDRSRAWDRVNAETDRMNHLVEELLTLARLDQQPELRFRTVDLSRLVRDAADDLRAQEPDRPLTVSADGAILVQADEQGLRKVLANLLANVRTHTPPDTPVRLALDRRGGVVRLTVADRGPGLSAVDAARVFDRFFRAGRGAGSGLGMAIVQGVVSAHGGEVSVRTAPGDGLSVLVTLNRTPTPPRPAAPPRPVGPPRPTGGFDPGPLTPAATPVPRQ, from the coding sequence ATGGGCTCGCTGCGCGCCAAGCTCACGCTCGTGAACGTGGCGCTGCTGGCCCTCGGTATCGTGGCGGCGACCGCCGTGAGCCTGATGGGCATGCGGCACTACCTGCTCGCCAACGTGGACACCGAACTGACCGCGTCGCGCTCGGCGTTGCGCGACAGCGACATCACCCTCGCGCAGATCCGGGACGCCACCGCGTTCAGCGCCCTGGAGCAGCTGTCGAGGGGTTCCGGCAAGTCCGACGGCCTGCCGCTCGCGGAGTCGGCGTTCCTCGCGGTGGACGCCGCGGGCAAGCCGGTCGACATCGGCTCGCTGCCGCCGACCGCGCGCCAGTACGAGCTGGCGCGTGCCGTCGGCGACCCGCACGAGTTCGCGCGGCACAGCACGCCGCAGAACGTGACGCTCGGCGGCGACTCCTACCGCGCGATCGGCGTGCGCCTCACGGACGACTCGGTGCTGCTGATGGCGTCGTCGACGGAGAACGTGCAGTCGGGCGTAGCCAAGGCGCTCAAGCTGGACCTCGCCTTCGGCGCCGTTCTGCTCGGGCTGCTCGCGGTCCTCACGATGGTCTCCGCGCACCAGCGGCTGCGCCCGCTGGAGGACATGGTGGAGACGGCGTCCGCGATCGCCGACGGCGACCTGAAACGGCGCGTGCCCTCCAGCCGCGCCGCGGTGATGGAGACCGAGCAGCTGCGGCTCGCGCTCAACTCCATGCTCCAGCAGGTCGAGACGGCGTTCGCGACCCGCGAGCGCAGCGAGTCCCAGCTCCGCCAGTTCGTCGCGGACGCCTCGCACGAGCTGCGCACCCCGCTGGCCGCGATCCGCGGCTACCTCCAGCTGTACGACCAGGGGATGCTGAGCACCCCCGAGGACCGCAGCCGCGCCTGGGACCGTGTCAACGCCGAGACCGACCGCATGAACCACCTCGTGGAGGAGCTGCTCACCCTGGCCCGCCTGGACCAGCAGCCCGAACTGCGCTTCCGCACGGTCGACCTGAGCCGCCTGGTGCGGGACGCGGCGGACGACCTGCGGGCGCAGGAGCCGGACCGGCCCCTCACGGTGTCCGCCGACGGCGCGATCCTCGTCCAGGCCGACGAGCAGGGCCTGCGGAAGGTCCTCGCGAACCTGCTGGCCAACGTCCGTACGCACACGCCTCCCGACACCCCCGTGCGGCTCGCCCTCGACCGGCGCGGGGGCGTGGTCCGGCTGACGGTGGCCGACCGGGGGCCGGGGCTCTCGGCGGTGGACGCGGCCCGGGTGTTCGACCGCTTCTTCCGGGCGGGCCGGGGCGCGGGCAGCGGCCTCGGCATGGCCATCGTGCAGGGGGTGGTGAGCGCCCACGGCGGCGAGGTGTCGGTGCGCACGGCGCCCGGCGACGGCCTGTCCGTCCTGGTCACCCTGAACCGCACGCCCACCCCGCCCCGTCCGGCGGCACCGCCACGGCCCGTGGGACCGCCGCGGCCCACCGGGGGCTTCGACCCGGGCCCGCTCACGCCCGCGGCGACGCCAGTTCCACGACAGTGA
- a CDS encoding metallophosphoesterase yields MGVLLGVLVGAGVMAAFGGLLWYVWRRVVRDTTRPRTAWRRAGTVLFFTGPVLMFAALAAERGGAPFLLQQLLAWPGFLWMAFALYLLLALVVGEAVRPLLNRWLERRSPSVPEPEADSARPALEDEARRADEAGTGAQPHQPEGAQQKARTDPRRGEPAGDLTRRLFVSRTVTGTAAAIAAATVGYGTYNVLRGPRIKRVTVPLAKLPRAAHGFRIAVVSDIHLGPVLGEGFARKVVDTVNSTQPDLIAVVGDLVDGDVADLASAARPLADLRARHGAFFVTGNHEYFSGAEQWVEHVRELGLRPLENARTELPYFDLAGVNDIQGEGEGEGPDFGKALGDRDRSRTSVLMAHQPVVIHDAVEHGVDLQLSGHTHGGQLWPNNFIADLVNPTLAGLGRYGDTQLYVTRGAGAWGPPVRVGAPSDITVVELASPRA; encoded by the coding sequence GTGGGCGTCCTCCTGGGCGTGCTCGTCGGGGCAGGAGTGATGGCCGCTTTCGGCGGCCTCCTCTGGTACGTGTGGCGCCGCGTCGTGCGCGACACGACGCGCCCCCGCACGGCCTGGCGCCGAGCGGGCACGGTCCTCTTCTTCACGGGCCCGGTCCTGATGTTCGCCGCCCTCGCGGCCGAGCGCGGCGGCGCCCCCTTCCTCCTCCAGCAGCTCCTGGCCTGGCCGGGCTTCCTGTGGATGGCGTTCGCGCTGTATCTGCTGCTTGCGCTGGTGGTCGGTGAGGCGGTGCGTCCGCTTCTGAACCGCTGGCTGGAGAGACGGTCACCTTCGGTGCCGGAGCCGGAGGCCGATTCAGCCCGTCCGGCGCTTGAGGACGAGGCCCGAAGGGCCGATGAAGCGGGGACAGGGGCGCAGCCCCATCAGCCCGAAGGGGCACAGCAGAAGGCACGGACGGACCCCCGAAGGGGCGAGCCCGCCGGGGACCTGACCCGGCGCCTCTTCGTGTCCCGCACAGTCACAGGAACCGCAGCGGCCATCGCGGCGGCGACGGTGGGCTACGGCACGTACAACGTCCTCCGAGGCCCGCGGATCAAGCGCGTGACCGTCCCGCTGGCCAAGCTGCCCCGCGCCGCCCACGGCTTCCGCATCGCGGTGGTGAGCGACATCCACCTGGGCCCCGTCCTCGGCGAGGGCTTCGCGCGCAAGGTGGTCGACACGGTCAACTCCACGCAGCCGGACCTGATCGCCGTCGTCGGCGACCTGGTGGACGGCGACGTGGCGGACCTGGCGAGCGCGGCCCGCCCCCTCGCCGACCTGCGGGCCCGCCACGGCGCGTTCTTCGTCACCGGCAACCACGAGTACTTCTCCGGCGCCGAGCAGTGGGTCGAGCACGTCCGGGAACTCGGCCTGCGCCCCCTGGAGAACGCCCGCACCGAGCTTCCGTACTTCGACCTCGCGGGCGTCAACGACATCCAGGGCGAGGGCGAGGGCGAGGGCCCCGACTTCGGCAAGGCGCTCGGCGACCGCGACCGCTCCCGCACCTCCGTCCTCATGGCCCACCAGCCCGTCGTCATCCACGACGCCGTCGAGCACGGCGTGGACCTCCAGCTGTCCGGCCACACCCACGGCGGTCAGCTGTGGCCCAACAACTTCATCGCCGACCTCGTCAACCCGACGCTCGCGGGCCTGGGGCGCTACGGCGACACCCAGCTGTACGTGACGCGCGGCGCCGGAGCCTGGGGCCCGCCCGTGCGGGTGGGCGCCCCGTCCGACATCACTGTCGTGGAACTGGCGTCGCCGCGGGCGTGA
- a CDS encoding SCO4848 family membrane protein, producing the protein MKLSRPVSWFLLAFGVWSWFIWITFVKNLWKDGSGLAFDDADKPTGYFWVHLTLAVVSFALGTVVGAIGFRGVRALRRTS; encoded by the coding sequence ATGAAGCTCAGCCGCCCCGTCTCCTGGTTCCTGCTCGCCTTCGGCGTGTGGAGCTGGTTCATCTGGATCACTTTCGTCAAGAACCTGTGGAAGGACGGCAGCGGGCTCGCCTTCGACGACGCGGACAAGCCGACGGGGTACTTCTGGGTGCACCTGACGCTCGCCGTTGTCTCCTTTGCCTTGGGGACGGTGGTAGGGGCCATCGGGTTCCGTGGCGTGCGCGCACTGCGCCGAACGTCATAG
- a CDS encoding D-alanyl-D-alanine carboxypeptidase family protein gives MPVSKKTAVLLATATLLSLSTATTAFADDKPGGGADETGKPKPPASMSTVGGARLGKPGTQVDLKGGAPVLPKKLSARSWMVSDAESGEVLAAHNAHWRLAPASTLKMLFADTVLPKFPKNQKHKVTLKDLEGIGAGSSLVGVKENESYSVHDLWLGVFLRSGNDAVHVLSAMNGGVAQTVKDMQAHAEDLQALDTHVVTPDGYDEKGQVSSAYDLTLFARSGLQKKDFREYCSTATAKFPGATEKIKKGKDKGKTKREPFEIQNTNRLLTGDLDVEPYKGIAGVKNGSTTNAGNTFTGVAERNGKVLLVTVMNPDSGESHAVYKETARLLDWGFAASGKVAPVGELVAPKGASTGSGKGAPGEAGGADGAENAAAESDGGSGGMGVALGVTAGVLALIAGGLFLLNRRWPLPDLVRRRRS, from the coding sequence GTGCCTGTCTCGAAAAAGACCGCCGTGCTGCTCGCCACGGCGACGCTGCTGTCCCTGTCGACCGCCACCACCGCGTTCGCCGACGACAAGCCGGGCGGTGGAGCCGATGAGACGGGCAAGCCGAAGCCGCCCGCGTCGATGTCGACGGTCGGCGGCGCGCGCCTCGGCAAGCCGGGGACTCAGGTGGACCTGAAGGGCGGCGCCCCGGTGCTGCCGAAGAAGCTGTCGGCCCGGTCCTGGATGGTGTCGGACGCCGAGTCCGGCGAGGTCCTCGCCGCGCACAACGCGCACTGGCGGCTCGCCCCCGCCTCCACCCTGAAGATGCTGTTCGCGGACACGGTCCTGCCGAAGTTCCCGAAGAACCAGAAGCACAAGGTCACGCTGAAGGACCTGGAGGGCATCGGCGCGGGCAGCAGCCTGGTCGGCGTCAAGGAGAACGAGTCGTACTCCGTCCACGACCTGTGGCTCGGGGTGTTCCTGCGCTCCGGCAACGACGCGGTGCACGTCCTCTCGGCGATGAACGGCGGCGTCGCCCAGACCGTCAAGGACATGCAGGCGCACGCCGAGGATCTGCAGGCCCTCGACACGCACGTCGTCACGCCCGACGGCTACGACGAGAAGGGCCAGGTGTCGTCCGCGTACGACCTGACCCTGTTCGCCCGCTCCGGTCTGCAGAAGAAGGACTTCCGCGAGTACTGCTCGACGGCCACCGCGAAGTTCCCCGGCGCGACGGAGAAGATCAAGAAGGGCAAGGACAAGGGCAAGACGAAGCGCGAGCCCTTCGAGATCCAGAACACCAACCGGCTCCTGACCGGTGACCTGGACGTCGAGCCGTACAAGGGCATCGCGGGCGTCAAGAACGGCTCCACGACCAACGCGGGCAACACGTTCACGGGCGTCGCCGAGCGCAACGGCAAGGTGCTGCTCGTCACCGTCATGAACCCCGACTCCGGCGAGAGCCACGCCGTCTACAAGGAGACCGCCCGCCTGCTCGACTGGGGCTTCGCCGCCAGCGGCAAGGTCGCGCCGGTCGGCGAGCTGGTCGCCCCCAAGGGCGCGAGCACCGGCTCGGGCAAGGGCGCCCCGGGTGAGGCGGGCGGCGCCGACGGCGCCGAGAACGCCGCCGCGGAGTCGGACGGCGGGTCCGGCGGCATGGGCGTGGCGCTCGGTGTCACCGCCGGTGTGCTCGCGCTGATCGCGGGCGGTCTGTTCCTGCTCAACCGCCGCTGGCCGCTGCCCGACCTGGTGCGTCGCCGCCGCTCGTGA